One genomic window of Microtus ochrogaster isolate Prairie Vole_2 chromosome 21, MicOch1.0, whole genome shotgun sequence includes the following:
- the Spata1 gene encoding spermatogenesis-associated protein 1, whose amino-acid sequence MSLNPSRPSSSELVELHVFYVPEGSWNYKLNTISIEVINKFISAGFIRVSPELTLQALRERLGEFLGVDAVAEKFLFLKCIGNNLAVVKERQESELKLKAFAPPYALQPELYLLPVIDHLGNVYSASSPVTLDERQSNNDTTEINGIIHRPDSITLSKDEPGDPTLLENIWKDFTNQEEAEESQTTQNHHGSSEVPGSLEESNDCLGNLKSPYLWKDDDDNTAINRWQAKPVRDKEHITLPDLIDFPSFPSQRVSSRLTDSSLLKIEREKIIEQMKQVKEERKYLENIREELLKKVEKLFEQNKSKRYHVCDSWKKKYLDTKKVTASLEEVLTKLREDLELYYKKLLMQLEAREIKMRPRNLANISDSKNYLIIQITEVQHAIDQLKRKLDTDKMKLILEVKMRKQAVSDLQTLKAELTQKKMGTSFRPPIFSGSVPT is encoded by the exons ATGTCACTCAATCCAAGTCGACCTTCTTCATCAGAG ctggTGGAACTTCATGTTTTTTATGTCCCTGAAGGATCGTGGAACTATAAATTAAATACTATTTCAATAGAAGTTATTAACAAGTTTATTTCTGCTGGATTTATAAG AGTATCTCCTGAACTTACTTTACAAGCTCTGAGGGAGCGCCTTGGTGAGTTTCTCGGTGTAGATGCTGTTGcagaaaaatttttatttctgaaatgcatTGGAAATAATTTAGCTGTG GTGAAGGAAAGGCAAGAATCAGAACTGAAACTCAAAGCATTTGCTCCTCCATAT GCTCTTCAGCCAGAATTATATTTGCTTCCTGTAATAGACCACTTAGGAAATGTTTATTCAGCATCTTCACCAGTTACTTTAGATGAACGTCAGAGTAATAATGATACCACAGAGATTAATGGAATAATCCACAGACCAGATAGTATAACTTTATCAAAGGATGAACCTGGAGATCCAACTTTGTtggaaaatatttggaaagacTTTACAAATCAAGAAGAAG CTGAGGAAAGCCAGACTACACAAAACCACCATGGAAGTTCTGAGGTACCAGGATCATTGGAAGAGTCAAATGATTGTTTGGGGAACCTAAAAAG TCCATATCTTTggaaagatgatgatgataatacaGCTATCAATAGATGGCAGGCCAAACCG GTGCGTGACAAGGAGCACATCACCCTACCAGATCTTATTGATttcccttcatttccttctcagcGAGTTTCTTCAAGATTAACAGATTCCTCTTTGTTAAAAATCGAGA GAGAGAAGATTATTGAACAAATGAAAcaagtaaaggaagaaagaaaatatctggaAAATATTAGAGAAGAACTATTAAAAAAAGTTGAAAAGCTAtttgaacaaaataaatcaaaacgaTATCATG tCTGTGACAGCTGGAAGAAAAAATACTTGGACACCAAGAAAGTCACAGCATCACTGGAGGAAGTTTTAACAAAACTTCGAGAAGATTTGGAACTTTACTATAAAAAACTCCTCATGCAGCTTGAAGCCAGGGAGATCAAGATGCGACCAAGGAATCTGGCAAATATCTCAGATTCAAAG AATTATCTTATAATCCAGATCACTGAAGTACAGCATGCAATTGACCAACTTAAGAGAAAACTGGATACTGATAAAATGAAACTCATATTAGAAGTTAAG atgaggaaacaagcAGTTTCAGATTTACAGACACTGAAAGCTGAactgacacagaagaaaatgggcACATCCTTCCGACCACCAATAT TTTCTGGAAGTGTGCCAACTTAG